The following DNA comes from Bacteroidales bacterium.
TTAATGAAATAATTTATACCAATCATATAACCAATTCCCAATTGAAAATCAAAAAATTCTTCAGGAGAAAAGCCATAATAAGATTTGCTGTATTCATAGTAAAAATTTCCCGATACAAAAGGGCCGTGAATGAATCTTAAATCTTTTAATAAAGGGAAATTTTTTTCAACACCCAAGATTAACCCCAAATTGATGTGCCGGTCCCATCTATGAATGACAGGAACCGTATCCAAACCACTGAAGATTGTATTGTCCCTACCTTTTTTCCAAAAACCTTCCAGGGTAAAAGCATCAAATCGTATTTTATAGTTATCTCTGGGGATTTTAAAGAGAAAGCTAAAATTGCTTTTATTCTTAAAACCAATGCCCAATATATGAGTGGTGGTATCTGCAGAGCTTTCAGTTGGATTCTCATTTTGACCATAAAGGCTAAAAGAAATCAAGCAAATAAGAATGATCAACATATTTTTTATCACAAATGACTTGTTAAAGTTACCAACCAAATTTTTGAATAATTTAATTAATTGCATCATCTATCTTTTTACTGGAATAGATTGAATCAAAAGTTATACAAAATTGAAAGTCTTACATCATCGCTGAAATTGAACATGAAGCTGTGAGTATAATGTTTATTCGTCCTGTTGTCCTGAAAATTTTTTTTATGATCAAAATAGTAACGCAAAGCTGGCCTTATTTCAGCGGTTATTTCAAAAGCTTTACTGATGGTATAATTTACTCCCATTATATATCCAACCCCGATATTTGTATTGAAATGCTTGGATGTTATTTCGCCGGAAACCTTGTTCCGATCAAAACGTATGCCGCTCAAAAAAGAATATCCATTGATGATACCAAACCGCTCAACTAAGGGATGATATTTTTCCAATCCTATATTAAAGCCCAGATTTATTTTATAAACATTTTGGGGACTACTTCGCTCATTGGGGCTTACTGACTGTGAAATAACATTTTTAAGGTTTAAGGCTTCTATCCTAAGGTACCTTTGATCCAATTTGGTTTTGTAAATCAACCCGAAATGATCCAGGTTCTGAAATGTAATGCCGATCTTTCGATTATACCGGGTGGTATCCGCCTCCTGGGCCTGAAGGCCCAGGAGCGGAAATAAAGATATCAATAGTAGAAACGCCGTAGTTTTCATTTTTTTTATTATTTTTAATTTACCAATTAATTTTTGTTATTCTCTTTAATGTTGCACCATGAGCCGATGAGATTCGACATGATCGTTGATCTGAATCTCAACAAGGTAAACTCCTTCATCAAGGTCTGATGTATTGATTCGTTGAGTACTTCCCGTAAATGTAGTGGATTGAACCACTTTACCATAATTATTGATAAATCTTACCTGGATGGTTTCATTAGAATTAAGAATTGATGCAGTTTGCATTTGATCCTCGTTTTGTTTTGGAGAAATCTCAACATAATTGTTTGAGGGATTAGGTGAAAGGGTAAAGAAATCATCACAGCTTACCGCATCTAAGACCACGGCAGGAAGTTTATTGGACCCCCAACCACAGGAATTTTTAGCTTTCACAGTAACATATAACGGATCATCATAACCCCATGAAGGAGCTGTTATTTGAACAAATCTCATAGGAATTTCGGGGAAGAGTACACTGGGATGCTGCTCTACCATCCAGTTTCCGGCATCCCACTCATATTCAGTGACGCTCCCATTTCCGGTCCACTCTACTTCACCATCGTTGGGATAATCATAACATATTTCTTCCGAATATTGAGGATAATGAGGTCCAATATTTACATATTCTATTTTATCAGGTGTCGGAACCCCTACCCATAGAGAATGAGTTTTTTGAGAAGTGGCCTCTTCTCCCTCTCCTCCTGGACAGCTTTTATGAAAAGATCTTTCCACTCGAACATAAGAATTTCCATTATAAGTAGTATTGGCAGTTGCTGTTGTTGATGGTCCATTTTCATCACTAAGTGTAATTCCATTACCATGTGTCCAGTTATATGTAACATCATCATACTCTGTTGTACTGAATTGCTTTGATGAGTTATTACATAACGGCCCACCAGAACTAACAGTCATATCCAAAATAGGCTCGTCAAAACGCGTTGTTACATTTATGGTATCCGAATAAGCACTTTTATTTCCAGCCACATCAATGGCTTGGACCTTTACAGAATATGTATAACAACTTTTATTCAAACCCTCTATCTTTATAAATGTAGTATCTGAAGGATATGTTTCTCCATCAACATTTATAGTATACTTATCAACTCCATCATAATTATCATCCGGTTCATTCCAGGTTAATTTGAATGAATTTGTGGTAATCTCCGAACTTTGGAGATTGGATGGTGCATCTGGTGGTTCAGTATCTTTGCCATAGTCTTCAATTTCTATTTCTTTAAAATAAAATCCTCCTGAATTATCTAAAGAATATTGATAAGCAACTATCCACAATTGGTTATAATCCTTTTTGGGTTGAAATTTTTGACCATATTTGCCTTTGGGGGTATCATACTCAAATTGAAAATCTTCAAAAATCATACTTGTATCACTTATTGATGGTATTATTTTTTCAATACAAAGAGAATCTGTTGTTTCTGTCAATCCATTAGCCATATACATACGTGCTGTAATCACTACACCTCAGGTATCTGAATAATCTATTAAACCAACCCGATATATGTATCCTTTCCGAAATTTATCAAATGTAGAAAAATTAGCAGTATCAATTTTTGTAAATAATCCTTCAGATTTTCGAACATCCCCACTTCCTTCATTTATATACGATGCTTTCAATTTAACAGCAGAAGTACTTTTATCAAGAAAATCCGGTGATCCATGAGATACTTTGAAATATCCTGCCGAACTATTCAGGTAATTTTTTTGAAGCAAGAAAGGGTTGCATCCTGCAGAATCTTTGGGACTATGCTTAAAATCTAAATCATATGTATACGTATAATCAGGATATTGTGCTTTTACCAATATTCCCGTTACTAATAATACTAATAAAAAAGTAAATTTTTTCATGGTAAAAAGATTTTAAATTAGAACAAGTAAATTCTATGAAAGATCGATCTTTCTCCAATCAAAATTACCCACCTTCCGTGCAAATTCCTTGCATGGAAAAAATTTATTGCAAATTTTATTTAGTCTGAATTATTTCTTTTTATCCTTAGTTGAAAATTAAAATCATTCACATAATAATAAGATTGAATGGTACGGCTGTAAGCAATTTCCGCGCCCAAGCTTTTTAATTGATCCAAATATTCATACAAGGTTCTGCGGGCTATGTTAACCTTAGAGGCAAGTTGGGCAGGGGTGCCGGTTGACCTGGTTAAAATGCTCCGATGGATTCGTTCAAGCTTAACCAACCTTTGATAAAAATCCATAAAGATCAGCTTTAATTTAATATTTTCGACGTTATATAATCCATAAGGATTACACGGTATATTAATCTATATAGATTCTAAATAACCACTTCAAGCAAATCGATAGGCATTTCGAGCTTTTCGATAATCCTTTCGAGGAAATTGTCGGGTGTTTCGAGATTTTCACTGGAAAAAACTGCGAACACTGCGCATGTTTTAAGCCAGGT
Coding sequences within:
- a CDS encoding fibronectin type III domain-containing protein encodes the protein MANGLTETTDSLCIEKIIPSISDTSMIFEDFQFEYDTPKGKYGQKFQPKKDYNQLWIVAYQYSLDNSGGFYFKEIEIEDYGKDTEPPDAPSNLQSSEITTNSFKLTWNEPDDNYDGVDKYTINVDGETYPSDTTFIKIEGLNKSCYTYSVKVQAIDVAGNKSAYSDTINVTTRFDEPILDMTVSSGGPLCNNSSKQFSTTEYDDVTYNWTHGNGITLSDENGPSTTATANTTYNGNSYVRVERSFHKSCPGGEGEEATSQKTHSLWVGVPTPDKIEYVNIGPHYPQYSEEICYDYPNDGEVEWTGNGSVTEYEWDAGNWMVEQHPSVLFPEIPMRFVQITAPSWGYDDPLYVTVKAKNSCGWGSNKLPAVVLDAVSCDDFFTLSPNPSNNYVEISPKQNEDQMQTASILNSNETIQVRFINNYGKVVQSTTFTGSTQRINTSDLDEGVYLVEIQINDHVESHRLMVQH
- a CDS encoding HTH domain-containing protein — translated: MDFYQRLVKLERIHRSILTRSTGTPAQLASKVNIARRTLYEYLDQLKSLGAEIAYSRTIQSYYYVNDFNFQLRIKRNNSD